The following proteins come from a genomic window of Corallococcus sp. NCRR:
- a CDS encoding class I SAM-dependent methyltransferase: protein MNPGIDLASQVSSLAARFQGFLRMEPAAANPAILGWIKEVEGLSGMLTDGAVARLGPHAASVDNLKLTVRTALTRLLDFPWVSPEVKTAVHGYLERNPAARQVGKYRFSSDWMSNCEAEWRETLAPLMGAPGVRALEIGSFEGRSSLWLLENVLTHASSRLTCVDLFQGDAAKLFDENLAASGAAERVEKRAGPSGVVLRQLPAEPVYDYIYVDGSHEAYDTLEDAVLCFRLLKPGGIMTFDDYGMATAQLANYESIDRPDIGIDAFVSAAGRRLQVVRKGFQLTVRKQPA, encoded by the coding sequence GTGAATCCCGGGATTGATCTCGCATCGCAGGTGTCCTCGCTCGCGGCCCGATTCCAGGGGTTCCTGCGGATGGAGCCCGCCGCCGCGAACCCCGCCATCCTCGGGTGGATCAAGGAAGTGGAGGGCCTGAGCGGGATGCTGACGGACGGGGCGGTGGCCCGGCTGGGGCCGCACGCCGCTTCGGTGGACAACCTGAAGCTCACGGTGCGCACCGCGCTCACGCGGCTCCTGGACTTCCCGTGGGTCAGCCCGGAGGTGAAGACGGCGGTGCATGGGTACCTGGAGCGCAACCCCGCTGCGCGTCAGGTGGGCAAGTACCGCTTCTCCTCGGACTGGATGTCCAACTGCGAGGCCGAGTGGCGCGAGACGCTCGCCCCGCTGATGGGCGCCCCTGGCGTCCGGGCGCTGGAGATTGGCAGCTTCGAGGGGCGCTCCTCGCTCTGGCTCCTGGAGAACGTGCTCACGCACGCGAGCTCCCGGCTGACCTGCGTGGACCTGTTCCAGGGTGACGCCGCGAAGCTGTTCGACGAGAACCTGGCGGCGAGCGGCGCGGCCGAGCGCGTGGAGAAGCGCGCGGGCCCGTCCGGCGTCGTCCTGCGGCAGCTCCCGGCGGAGCCCGTGTACGACTACATCTACGTGGACGGCTCCCACGAGGCGTACGACACGCTGGAGGACGCGGTGCTGTGCTTCCGGCTGCTCAAGCCGGGCGGCATCATGACCTTCGACGACTACGGCATGGCCACCGCGCAGTTGGCGAACTACGAGAGCATCGACCGGCCCGACATCGGCATCGACGCCTTCGTCTCCGCGGCCGGGCGGCGCCTGCAGGTGGTGCGCAAGGGCTTCCAGCTCACCGTGCGGAAGCAGCCGGCGTAA
- a CDS encoding acylase yields the protein MLLGVSACDDDPEAPPTPEPAPRYEATIRRSGNGVPHITAKNLGSAAFGQGYAFAQDNVCTLADQILKVRSERARFLGPGAGNANVASDFGYLSLGVHARAKDALPALPEDVRAMIQGYAAGYNHYLSQVEPAARPAACANAAWVRPIDDVDLMAYHISLALLSSSYQFVAAVTNAQPPTVTGGQRIDVPPPQAFQQLRDHDLGSNGWAIGAERSANGHGMLVANPHFPWQGELRLWESHLTVPDVMNVYGASLVGVPGVLIGFNDNVAWTHTVSAGQRMTLYRLKLVPGKPTHYLYDGQEREMTARTHTILVRLPDGSLTNISRTLYSSHFGPMLAIPGVTDWTAQVAFTYRDANLENTVLLAQFHAMNRAKNLQEFKNAFATVQGIPWVNTLATDRDGNAWYTDAAATPNLSPAALDAWQQATSGADPVATLFFRNLNLVLLDGSTSVNEWVEAPGARSPGLVPFAQVPQLERRDFTYNANDSYWLTNPAQPLSGYSPMHGPGPRSQQPRSRMNLVMLTEQSADGASGADGKFTLEELQASILNNRSSVAELLRPALVARCQATPSATYQGKAVDLTQACAVLAAWNGRFDTDSVGAVLWREFIGAYPVNQLLNKGTLFDTAFDVSAPFTTPSTLPPAPAQGEDPALVKLAQAVTLLDTAKIAVDAPLGSVQFAERAGQRIPIHGGHNHDGVANVAIYGTLQSSLVDPVPPRGAVLNGETGLSTTGYVVSTGSSFILALAYTATGVDARALLTYGQSGDPASPYFTDQTQRFSQKQWRTVLFNEADIAADPALTQQVVSAQ from the coding sequence GTGCTGCTGGGCGTTTCCGCGTGCGATGACGACCCGGAGGCGCCGCCCACGCCAGAGCCGGCGCCACGCTACGAGGCGACGATCCGGCGCTCGGGCAACGGGGTGCCCCACATCACGGCGAAGAACCTGGGCAGCGCGGCGTTTGGCCAGGGCTACGCGTTCGCCCAGGACAACGTGTGCACGCTGGCGGATCAGATCCTCAAGGTGCGCAGCGAGCGGGCCCGGTTCCTGGGCCCGGGCGCGGGCAACGCCAACGTGGCGAGTGACTTCGGCTACCTCTCCCTGGGTGTCCATGCGCGCGCGAAGGACGCGCTGCCCGCGCTGCCCGAGGACGTGCGGGCGATGATCCAGGGCTACGCCGCCGGCTACAACCACTACCTGTCCCAGGTGGAGCCCGCCGCCCGCCCCGCGGCCTGCGCCAACGCCGCGTGGGTGAGGCCCATCGACGACGTGGACCTGATGGCGTACCACATCAGCCTGGCCCTGCTTTCGAGCAGCTACCAGTTCGTCGCGGCGGTGACCAACGCCCAGCCGCCCACGGTGACCGGCGGGCAGCGCATCGACGTGCCGCCGCCGCAGGCATTCCAGCAACTGCGCGATCACGACCTGGGCAGCAACGGCTGGGCCATTGGCGCGGAGCGCTCCGCCAACGGCCACGGCATGCTCGTGGCCAACCCGCACTTCCCCTGGCAGGGCGAGCTGCGGCTGTGGGAGAGCCACCTCACCGTGCCGGACGTGATGAACGTCTACGGCGCGTCCCTGGTGGGCGTGCCCGGGGTGCTCATCGGCTTCAACGACAACGTCGCGTGGACGCACACCGTGTCCGCCGGCCAGCGGATGACGCTGTACCGGCTGAAGCTCGTGCCGGGCAAGCCGACGCACTACCTGTACGACGGGCAGGAGCGCGAGATGACCGCGCGCACGCACACCATCCTGGTGCGGCTGCCGGATGGCTCGCTCACGAACATCTCGCGCACGCTCTACAGCAGCCACTTCGGTCCCATGCTCGCCATCCCGGGCGTGACGGACTGGACGGCGCAGGTGGCGTTCACCTACCGGGACGCGAACCTGGAGAACACCGTCCTGCTGGCCCAGTTCCACGCGATGAACCGGGCGAAGAACCTCCAGGAGTTCAAGAACGCCTTCGCCACCGTGCAGGGCATCCCCTGGGTCAACACCCTGGCCACGGATCGCGACGGCAACGCCTGGTACACGGACGCGGCGGCCACGCCCAACTTGAGCCCCGCGGCGCTGGATGCGTGGCAGCAGGCCACCTCCGGCGCGGATCCGGTGGCGACGCTGTTCTTCCGCAACCTCAACCTGGTGCTGCTGGATGGCAGCACCTCCGTCAACGAGTGGGTGGAGGCCCCCGGCGCCCGCAGCCCCGGCCTGGTGCCCTTCGCCCAGGTGCCGCAGCTGGAGCGCCGCGACTTCACCTACAACGCCAACGACAGCTACTGGCTCACCAACCCGGCGCAGCCCCTGTCGGGCTACTCCCCGATGCACGGGCCCGGGCCCCGCAGCCAGCAGCCGCGCTCGCGCATGAACCTGGTGATGCTGACCGAGCAGTCGGCGGACGGCGCCTCGGGCGCGGACGGCAAGTTCACGCTGGAGGAGCTCCAGGCGTCCATCCTCAACAACCGCAGCTCGGTGGCGGAGCTGCTGCGCCCGGCGCTGGTGGCGCGCTGCCAGGCCACTCCGTCCGCGACGTACCAGGGCAAGGCGGTGGACCTCACGCAGGCCTGCGCGGTGCTCGCCGCGTGGAACGGCCGCTTCGACACGGACAGCGTGGGCGCGGTGCTTTGGCGCGAGTTCATCGGCGCGTATCCGGTGAACCAACTGCTCAACAAGGGCACCCTCTTCGACACGGCCTTCGACGTGAGCGCTCCCTTCACCACGCCCAGCACGCTCCCGCCCGCGCCCGCGCAGGGGGAGGACCCGGCGCTCGTGAAGCTGGCGCAGGCCGTGACGCTGCTGGACACGGCGAAGATCGCCGTGGACGCCCCGCTGGGCAGCGTGCAGTTCGCGGAGCGCGCCGGCCAGCGCATCCCCATCCACGGCGGCCACAACCACGACGGCGTGGCCAACGTCGCCATCTACGGCACGCTCCAGTCCTCGCTCGTCGACCCGGTCCCTCCCCGGGGGGCGGTGCTCAACGGTGAGACGGGCCTGAGCACGACCGGCTACGTCGTCAGCACCGGCTCCAGCTTCATCCTGGCGCTGGCGTACACCGCCACGGGCGTGGACGCGCGCGCCCTGCTCACCTACGGCCAGTCCGGCGACCCCGCCTCGCCCTACTTCACGGACCAGACCCAGCGCTTCTCCCAGAAGCAGTGGCGCACCGTCCTCTTCAACGAGGCGGACATCGCCGCCGACCCGGCGCTCACGCAGCAGGTCGTTTCGGCGCAGTAG
- a CDS encoding glycosyltransferase, which yields MANVLIAPYPSHGHVNPTLKAARALRERGHHVVYAGPVDARELVLRAGFEFLPVLEEQFPEGSFHAFGARGFLEHVRKLRQYSRRVDDALKAIGDGALDGLFERTRPDVVVCDSMLPYPAMVARSRQVPAVFFNVTIPRELVHPFLARPSTTLSRRVRAMGVHTLLSLMELLGVAPRMRKRHARIALRYGYPVEELATEPEPILVRGIPELILAPREFAEPSGSVDSTYLYVGPSVDLDRPPSDFPWERLAADKPLVLFSLGGMGGYSRALETRVLDAMFEVARERPQWQFVFAVNPTHETQRFDALSNVVAVKHAPLLQLLERATAVITHGGFNTVKECIYFGVPMVVVPLAFDQPAVARQVELRGLGVHCPPKTLEASQMLRHLDALVGDPRWRKAMEPLRERFHDSERNASAADAIEQLLQAPTAGSAAITPAASAR from the coding sequence ATGGCGAACGTCCTCATCGCGCCCTACCCCAGCCACGGCCACGTCAACCCCACGCTCAAGGCCGCCCGGGCCCTGCGCGAGCGCGGCCACCACGTGGTGTACGCGGGCCCCGTGGATGCCCGGGAGCTGGTGCTGCGCGCCGGGTTCGAGTTCCTCCCCGTCCTGGAGGAGCAGTTCCCCGAGGGCAGCTTCCACGCCTTCGGGGCCCGGGGCTTCCTGGAGCACGTGCGCAAGCTGCGCCAGTACTCGCGGCGGGTGGATGACGCGCTGAAGGCCATTGGCGACGGCGCGCTGGACGGGCTCTTCGAGCGCACGCGGCCGGACGTGGTGGTGTGCGACTCCATGCTGCCCTACCCCGCCATGGTGGCGCGCAGCCGCCAGGTGCCCGCCGTCTTCTTCAACGTCACCATCCCGCGCGAGCTGGTCCACCCGTTCCTCGCCCGTCCCTCCACCACCCTCTCGCGCCGGGTGCGCGCCATGGGCGTGCACACGCTGCTGTCGCTGATGGAGCTGCTGGGCGTGGCGCCCAGGATGCGCAAGCGCCACGCGCGGATCGCCCTGCGCTACGGCTATCCCGTGGAGGAGCTGGCGACGGAGCCCGAGCCCATCCTCGTGCGCGGCATCCCGGAGCTCATCCTCGCCCCGCGCGAGTTCGCCGAGCCTTCCGGCAGCGTGGACTCCACGTACCTCTACGTGGGGCCGAGCGTGGACCTGGACCGGCCTCCGTCCGACTTCCCCTGGGAGCGGCTGGCGGCGGACAAGCCGCTGGTCCTCTTCTCCCTGGGAGGCATGGGCGGCTACAGCCGCGCCCTGGAGACACGGGTGCTGGACGCCATGTTCGAGGTCGCCCGCGAGCGGCCCCAGTGGCAGTTCGTCTTCGCGGTGAACCCGACCCACGAGACGCAGCGCTTCGACGCGCTCTCCAACGTGGTGGCGGTGAAGCACGCCCCGCTGCTCCAACTGCTGGAGCGCGCCACCGCGGTCATCACCCACGGCGGCTTCAACACCGTGAAGGAGTGCATCTACTTCGGCGTGCCCATGGTGGTCGTCCCGCTGGCGTTCGATCAGCCGGCGGTGGCGCGCCAGGTGGAGCTGCGCGGCCTGGGCGTCCACTGCCCGCCCAAGACGCTGGAGGCCTCACAGATGCTGCGGCACCTGGACGCGCTGGTGGGCGATCCCCGGTGGCGCAAGGCCATGGAGCCGCTGCGCGAGCGCTTCCACGACAGCGAGCGCAACGCCTCGGCCGCGGACGCCATCGAGCAGCTGCTCCAGGCGCCCACGGCAGGGAGCGCCGCGATTACGCCGGCTGCTTCCGCACGGTGA